A segment of the Hallerella succinigenes genome:
ATTACCTTCATCTAGAAAAACAAATCGATTTCCTGAAATATCAGGTAACAAAATCTTTGATTTTTTGATTAATTGAGGGTTGATTTTGTCAATTGTTTTATACCATTTGGCATTGTTTTTTTTGACAATATGTCTATTTGAAAGTTTTTCTTTGAAAGATTTCAAATATTTTTCTACGCGAGGAAATTTAGATAAATTAATAAGTTCACCGTTTTCTGCATAAGGATTCAATAAAAATTCACCATTCCATTGTAGTTGATTTCCTGTCAGATTCTTTGCATTCAATGCTGGCAAAAGAAGTTCTTTTTCTACTAGTTTGGGCAAATCTTTTGAGATGAATACGTGGTCAGCACCCGTTGCGACTCCTATCCCAATTCTAAAACCTAGTTCTTCTATAGTATATAGATTTTCGTTAACTACGGCTTTGCTGAAAATACAGGACCAATCGTCATTTTTAGGGACCGGTCTTGTTGAAAAAGACATCTTTTTTAACTCTTGTACAGACTTGACCTCTGCATATGATAAAGTAGAGGCTCTAGATTGTTTTGATATCAGCGTTATTGCGGGGTAAGCGAGAACTTTTTCTTGAAATGCATTTGCACGCTCTAAATTGATGATGGATTCCAGTCGATAGTTCTGCGCAACAAAATTTCTCAATTTCTTGCCGTATTCGTTTTTATACCATCTGTTTGCACAAATTAAGCAATGCTTCCCATTCGCTTTAAGACATCTTAATGTTTTTTCGTAAAAAAGAACGTAAAGATCTGATCGATAATGAAATGTTGTAAATATATTCTTGAACAACTTTCGCTTGCTTTCAGGAATATTTTCATAGCGGACATATGGAGGATTTCCAATGACCAAATCGGCCATAGGAACTTCACTAGATAAAAAATCTGCAACCTTAAAATTTTTTTCAGAAGGCTCTATTCCTAAGGCAAAAAGCTCTTTCTTGCATTTATTTATTTTAGTAGCGTCTATATCATAGGCAAAAACACATCGATAAAAAGCATCCTTAAAATCAAAATGATAACGTGATGCGGAGTCTCTCAATCTTCGTACAATTTCAATAATAAAAGCACCTTCTCCACAAGAGGGTTCCAGAACTATAACTTGCGATAAATTATAAGATGCTTTATACCCAACTATATCTAGCATATAACGCACAATTTCTGGTGATGTAAATACATCGCCATGAGCGTTGCCATTTGCTCTCACACCATATATATCATTTGAATTCATCAGCAGAGCCTTTAAGATGAGCGGCGAAAAAATTCAAAAAAGAATTTAGTGAGATGTCTTCAGCAACATCGCCATATTTCTTTTCACTACTAGTCCACAACAAAGCAGTAGAAGTATAATGTCGCTCCAATTTTAATTTCTTACAGAGAATTCTATATCGGTCTATATATGAGGCTTTGCCAAATTCTGGTAATACTGGATAAATTAGTTCATTGTTCTTTACAGGAGTTGTTGATCCGATATCCTTGCCGACAACCATGATGTACCCAACCCATGGTGCTTGTTGATTGGGAAATTGATTTTCTCTATAAGCTGTCCAAAGATCCACTGCTGAACCAATGGCTTCTTCGGTTCGATTATTAAAGTTATTACCGTATGAGCCAATCTGCGATTTTAGCTCTATGGCTGCAATCAATTTTTTTGATGGCGAAATCACTAGGAAATCCCAGTTTTTGGATGAGCGAAAAAATCCAGGCAAGTAATTGTTTTTTGTATATATGCAAGATCTTGGAACTCCAGAATTTTCAGCAACTTTCTTTAGCAAAGAGATAAATCCGTCCATTTGCTTTCCACCAACAACGGCACCTCGATTACTTTTATCTACGCTTGTTGCTAGTTGTTTTTGCTTAGATTTCCAGAAAAACGAAACGGCCTTTGTTATTTCTTTTAAATAAGTTTGCTGATCCATCTGACTAAACCCTTTTGTTCAGTAAAATAGATTTTTTGTATGTAATTTTTTGTCAGAGCAAAGTTTTTACTCGAAAACGATGAATATTTATTTAGGGTATTGTGGAGATTTATAGAAGAAGTATCGTAAAATTTGTCTGGCATGGCTCACGGCGGTTTCGTGATCCGTTCTGGAAAGACCGGTTGGGACAAGGAATTTACGAACGTAATTGAATACAGCTTGAAGCTCGGTTCGAACCCAGCCTTTACCACGAGCGTTCTCGTTGCCTATGCACGTGCTCTTGCCCGCATGTACAAGGAAGGCGCTCGCGGCTGCAAGACGGCCTGCATACCTCTCCGAAAAGAGCGACGAAGAACTCCGCAAGGACCTTCTCTAATCTTTGAAAAATGCTTACAAATGAAAGGGCCGCAGTTATGCTGCGGCTCTTTTCTATATTGTCTCTAAAAAAGGAATTTTTATGGCAGAACAGACTATTCAGATTCAGTACTTGGACGATTCGATCAAGCGCTTGGAATACATCGGCGGCAAGTCCGACTGGATCGATCTTGCGGCTGCAGAAACCGTGACTCTCAAGAAGGGAGAATTCCGCCTGATTCATTTGGGCGTCGCCATGAAGCTTCCCCAAGGCTATGAAGCCCACATCGCTCCGCGCAGCTCCACGTTCAAGAACTGGAAAATTCTGCAGGTGAATTCCGTGGGCGTCGTGGACTGCAGTTATTGCGGAAAGGAAGACTGGTGGAGAATGCCGGTTCTTGCCACGGAAGATGTGACGATCGAAAAGGGCAGCCGCATTGCACAGTTCCGCATCATGGAAAATCAGCCGAAGCTGAACTTCGTGGAAACCGTTCTTGAAGACAAGAACCGCGGCGGTTTTGGCAGTACGGGCATCTAGGAAATTCGGAATTCTGGTTCCGGATTTAGGAATTATTTCGTAAGTTCCCCGTACATCTTGAAAAGTTCAGCCACGATTTCGTCCTCGGTCATCTTGGGGGCAAAACTGTAAGCCTCCATGACGGCACGGTCGTTTTCGGCGTGGGCACGGCGCAGGTCTGCGGGCATGGTCAGCTCGTCGTAGAGGTCGGCAAGACTAGAGTCAGGGTATTTTGCACGGACGTCAAGAATCGCCTGGGCGGTCTTTTCGATTTTTGACGCTTGCGCCGCCGTGCAGTGAAGAAAATCTTTCCCTCTACATGGGTCAGAATGACAGCCCTTCTTGTCATCCTGTGGGAGCTGTGCGACCGAAGAATCTCTCGGCAACACAAACGGGAAATTGTTATAGACAATATCCTTGCTGTATCTATAGTCGCTTTTGAGACGGCCGCATACGGCTCGCATCCAAGCCATGTGAACGCTGGAAGTGAGGATACCGAAATGGTAGAGGGTGGCATCGGGAATGATGAAATTTAAATCAGTTGATATTGTAGCTCCATCAAAGAAACCCATTGGAATAAAGTTTCTTTTTTCTGAACTGACCTTGGGCACGACAATATAGCTTTCAGGGTTGTTCGTTTCCCGGAAAAGGGCCGGCCTTAAGGCTAGTTTCTGCCGCCCTTCGTCTGGCGAACTTTCCCGGTCCAGTTTGCATGCTTGAACGCGTTTGTAAACTTCGTGCATTCCCTTGATTTGTGCGGGCGTCGCATCGACAAGCCAAAGACAATAACGCGGCTTGTTGTTGATAAACTCTTCGGAGCCGACAAGCCGCTTGATAAACCGTTTCGCTTCGGGTTCCTTGCGTATGAAATTTTCGTACTCGTTCGCCTCGATAATCAGGTGCCCGCCATCGGCAGGCCGGTTGCCTGTGGTCATCAGGGGAACTTTGCACAAAGGGTGTTTGCGGCTTTCCACAAAGACGTTTGGCGCATCCATCAGGTAGGCGTTGATGTTCTTTGCAGATATTGCTTTACCATCGGGCAGGAATATCCGCTTGGTGGTTCCTATCGCTCCCGGCGCTCGCTCCAGGTTGACAGCGGGAGATGAAAAACCGATAATCACGCAGTGGACATGGGCCTTTTGTTCGGATTCGCTATCCCAGCGGAAGGTGCGGTAGGCAAAGTCTATTTGCAGGTTGAACCGTTCGAACAAGGGTTTCCAAACGCCTGCCACCTGCTCTCCCTGCGTGATGCTATTCGTTGAAACAAAGGCGCATTTTGTTTTCGTTCCCTGGATTAATTCGGATGCCCTGAAATACCAGTTGGCAACATAATCTATTTTACCCGCAGTCCTGTAAGGTTTGCCCTTTTCATCAACGTAAATGCTTTGTGTTTCTTCTTTTTGCTCTTTCGTCTGTAAACTATATCCTAAAAACGGAGGGTTCCCCATGATGTAGTCGTAGCGGATTTTCTCGACTTTATGCGGCTCAAGTTTCCCTTGCTCCACCTGCTTCGTGGCGACATGCAAAGTATTTGAAGTTTCATACTTCACCGATACATCGTGCAGGGCGTTCTTATCGAAATCTTCGGGAACAATATAGTATTTCAGTTTGTCCGCATAAAGCAAGTCAAGGTGCGGCTCTTCGC
Coding sequences within it:
- a CDS encoding dUTP diphosphatase; translation: MAEQTIQIQYLDDSIKRLEYIGGKSDWIDLAAAETVTLKKGEFRLIHLGVAMKLPQGYEAHIAPRSSTFKNWKILQVNSVGVVDCSYCGKEDWWRMPVLATEDVTIEKGSRIAQFRIMENQPKLNFVETVLEDKNRGGFGSTGI
- a CDS encoding DNA methyltransferase, which codes for MKTTEQRAAANKFVKKWSGKGYEKGECQKFWLDLLVSVFGIQDFVSFVQFENQIKERFADKTITNFIDVYIPSTKVMVEQKSVGKDLRAPIRQSDGSLLTPFQQARKYISGLPLSQHPRWVITCNFDEFLIYDMEKPGGEPEQVFLKDLPKEIYRLHFLVDSRSDRIRREEEISLKAGELVGKLYDALYKQYIAPDEKSLRSLNILCVRIVFCLYAEDAGLFDTKTAFEEYIQSFKIENVRRGLIDLFKALDTKTEDRDKYDTKLSPFPYVNGGLFAHEDIEIPNFNEEIVDVIVNHCAPFDWSEISPTIFGAVFESTLNPETRRQGGMHYTSIENIHKVIDPLFLDELKGEFSCICETKNVKSRNEKLESFQKKIGSLKFLDPACGSGNFLTETYASLRKLENECIKLRLGKESALDVFGDEFKPQVNIDQFYGIEINDFAVTVAKTALWIAECQMMEETSRILNRNLEFLPLKSHAAIVEGNALRMDWEYLSEEPHLDLLYADKLKYYIVPEDFDKNALHDVSVKYETSNTLHVATKQVEQGKLEPHKVEKIRYDYIMGNPPFLGYSLQTKEQKEETQSIYVDEKGKPYRTAGKIDYVANWYFRASELIQGTKTKCAFVSTNSITQGEQVAGVWKPLFERFNLQIDFAYRTFRWDSESEQKAHVHCVIIGFSSPAVNLERAPGAIGTTKRIFLPDGKAISAKNINAYLMDAPNVFVESRKHPLCKVPLMTTGNRPADGGHLIIEANEYENFIRKEPEAKRFIKRLVGSEEFINNKPRYCLWLVDATPAQIKGMHEVYKRVQACKLDRESSPDEGRQKLALRPALFRETNNPESYIVVPKVSSEKRNFIPMGFFDGATISTDLNFIIPDATLYHFGILTSSVHMAWMRAVCGRLKSDYRYSKDIVYNNFPFVLPRDSSVAQLPQDDKKGCHSDPCRGKDFLHCTAAQASKIEKTAQAILDVRAKYPDSSLADLYDELTMPADLRRAHAENDRAVMEAYSFAPKMTEDEIVAELFKMYGELTK
- a CDS encoding Eco57I restriction-modification methylase domain-containing protein, with the protein product MNSNDIYGVRANGNAHGDVFTSPEIVRYMLDIVGYKASYNLSQVIVLEPSCGEGAFIIEIVRRLRDSASRYHFDFKDAFYRCVFAYDIDATKINKCKKELFALGIEPSEKNFKVADFLSSEVPMADLVIGNPPYVRYENIPESKRKLFKNIFTTFHYRSDLYVLFYEKTLRCLKANGKHCLICANRWYKNEYGKKLRNFVAQNYRLESIINLERANAFQEKVLAYPAITLISKQSRASTLSYAEVKSVQELKKMSFSTRPVPKNDDWSCIFSKAVVNENLYTIEELGFRIGIGVATGADHVFISKDLPKLVEKELLLPALNAKNLTGNQLQWNGEFLLNPYAENGELINLSKFPRVEKYLKSFKEKLSNRHIVKKNNAKWYKTIDKINPQLIKKSKILLPDISGNRFVFLDEGNYYPLHNLYYITGNTLRDQKILSAFLMSDAIRTQIASITNNMNGGFPRWQSQHLRKLRIPNIKEMGESIANRLLQSYDQKKLDSINEIVNYAYKDLILTRKGKGYSGEQTSLNFI
- a CDS encoding PaeR7I family type II restriction endonuclease; this encodes MDQQTYLKEITKAVSFFWKSKQKQLATSVDKSNRGAVVGGKQMDGFISLLKKVAENSGVPRSCIYTKNNYLPGFFRSSKNWDFLVISPSKKLIAAIELKSQIGSYGNNFNNRTEEAIGSAVDLWTAYRENQFPNQQAPWVGYIMVVGKDIGSTTPVKNNELIYPVLPEFGKASYIDRYRILCKKLKLERHYTSTALLWTSSEKKYGDVAEDISLNSFLNFFAAHLKGSADEFK